The following are encoded in a window of Acidobacteriota bacterium genomic DNA:
- a CDS encoding DUF4412 domain-containing protein encodes MKRFFIFVAAAVLAVPALGGVAYDFSMTTTGEGQNSKMAGVAKVEGSSMRMEITEGDEGIFETGSVIVSKDGGSSMVVIDPKEQTYFELSVDQIFNQLAAMMESMGSNFEMSIKNQKINVRDLGSGGTIAGYATTKYQVDAKYDIIMSMMGMNMTMNVDSSTVMWATPEISKESATFFQSKGLKTGMKDLDALIEQYSDKIEGFPLKTEADSTMVMMGRNVKSRTITEVSNVRETTVPSSEFNVPSGYTKVDSPLEEMVKGAR; translated from the coding sequence ATGAAGCGCTTCTTCATATTTGTGGCAGCTGCAGTGCTCGCTGTTCCCGCCCTCGGCGGAGTGGCTTACGACTTTTCGATGACGACCACGGGAGAAGGCCAGAACTCGAAGATGGCTGGTGTCGCGAAGGTCGAAGGGTCGAGCATGAGGATGGAGATCACCGAGGGTGATGAAGGTATCTTCGAGACCGGCTCGGTCATCGTTTCGAAGGATGGGGGCTCTTCGATGGTCGTCATTGACCCGAAGGAGCAGACCTATTTCGAGCTTTCCGTCGATCAGATCTTCAACCAGCTCGCCGCGATGATGGAATCGATGGGGAGTAACTTCGAGATGTCGATCAAGAACCAGAAGATCAACGTCCGGGATCTGGGTTCCGGCGGGACGATCGCGGGTTATGCGACGACCAAATATCAGGTCGACGCGAAGTACGACATCATCATGTCGATGATGGGTATGAACATGACGATGAACGTCGACAGCAGCACCGTCATGTGGGCCACCCCGGAAATCTCGAAGGAGAGCGCGACCTTTTTTCAGTCGAAGGGTCTGAAGACCGGAATGAAGGATCTCGATGCGCTGATCGAGCAGTACTCCGACAAGATCGAGGGCTTTCCGCTCAAAACCGAGGCGGATTCCACGATGGTCATGATGGGCAGAAACGTGAAGTCGCGGACGATCACGGAGGTCTCGAACGTTCGAGAGACGACCGTTCCGAGCTCGGAATTCAACGTTCCGAGTGGCTACACGAAGGTGGACAGCCCGCTCGAGGAAATGGTGAAGGGCGCTCGCTGA